One Sphaerisporangium krabiense DNA segment encodes these proteins:
- a CDS encoding AfsR/SARP family transcriptional regulator: protein MADSTSDSTRARRLRRPSAPSRAKAAVRLLGPLEVLGPAGRVPLVGMRQRTLIALLALRIGEIVTYERLVDGLWGEDPPLTALASLRSHVARVRRALADAGLPEVLATRGRGYSLDLAPGAVDAWRFEWHVGAARRASARAEPARAAEELSRGLALWRAEVLVDCQVWGWGDGEAARLRELRISATEDRWAAGLRSAGPVEAIGELERLVGAHPLRERLWELLVEALHLAGRHGEALAVYHRARAVLAGELGVEPGAAMRRLHAVILADNARQAGPSTAGDVPRRPASGLPVPLTELIGRESELGEAITVLGSHRLITLTGAGGCGKTRLGIAVASQMAGDFADGACFVDLAPVKDPHMAAAAVVASLGLPEPPGSDPGRTLALGLRDRELLLVLDNCEHVREGCRSLVIRLLSACAKVRVLATTRIRLDVPGELVRHIPPLPVPDPSRHDTLAQVMTFASARLFQARVWERTGARITEADAPALARVCAGLDGLPLALELAAARKPMLTVPEIADRLGDRLRVFRDDAATPRHRSLRATLDWSHELLSDSEQALFRRLAVFAGGFTLDAAQALWPEETLAMLGALVDKSVVMTEQHGVCSRYRLLETARAYAAERLARAVPGEEAEARGAHADYFLHLAEADRHRDGTDLLAGEHDNLRAAMSWLSAQPPGGAGPRSGVALREYLDRRGHHRARGA from the coding sequence ATGGCCGACTCTACGTCCGACTCCACGCGCGCGAGGAGACTCCGGCGACCGTCCGCTCCCAGCCGGGCGAAGGCCGCCGTGCGCCTGCTCGGCCCGCTGGAGGTGCTCGGCCCCGCGGGCCGGGTCCCCCTGGTCGGCATGCGGCAGCGCACGCTGATCGCGCTGCTGGCGCTGCGGATCGGCGAGATCGTCACCTACGAACGGCTGGTGGACGGCCTGTGGGGAGAAGATCCGCCCCTGACGGCGCTGGCCAGCCTCCGCAGCCATGTCGCCCGGGTGCGGCGGGCGCTCGCCGACGCCGGCCTGCCGGAAGTGCTCGCCACCAGGGGCCGGGGATATTCGCTCGACCTCGCCCCGGGAGCCGTGGACGCCTGGCGTTTCGAGTGGCACGTCGGCGCGGCGCGGCGCGCGTCGGCCCGCGCCGAACCCGCGCGCGCGGCCGAGGAGCTGAGCAGAGGGCTGGCCCTGTGGCGTGCCGAAGTGCTCGTGGACTGTCAGGTGTGGGGATGGGGCGACGGGGAGGCCGCACGGCTGCGCGAGCTGCGCATCTCGGCGACCGAGGATCGCTGGGCGGCGGGCCTGCGTTCGGCGGGCCCGGTGGAGGCGATCGGCGAGCTGGAGCGTCTGGTCGGCGCCCATCCCCTGCGGGAACGGCTGTGGGAGCTGCTGGTCGAGGCGCTGCACCTGGCCGGACGGCACGGCGAGGCGCTCGCCGTCTACCACCGGGCGCGAGCCGTGCTCGCGGGCGAGCTCGGGGTCGAACCGGGCGCGGCGATGCGCCGCCTGCACGCCGTGATCCTCGCCGACAACGCCAGACAGGCGGGGCCCAGCACCGCAGGGGACGTCCCGCGCCGCCCGGCGTCCGGCCTGCCCGTTCCGCTCACCGAGCTGATCGGCAGGGAGTCGGAGCTGGGCGAGGCCATCACCGTCCTCGGTTCGCACCGGCTCATCACCCTGACCGGGGCGGGCGGATGCGGAAAGACCCGCCTCGGCATCGCCGTGGCCTCCCAGATGGCCGGAGACTTCGCCGACGGCGCCTGCTTCGTCGACCTCGCGCCCGTCAAGGACCCGCACATGGCCGCCGCCGCGGTCGTCGCTTCGCTCGGCCTGCCGGAGCCGCCCGGATCCGATCCCGGGCGGACGCTCGCCCTCGGTCTTCGCGACCGCGAGCTGCTGCTGGTCCTGGACAACTGCGAACACGTGAGGGAAGGATGCCGCTCCCTGGTGATACGGCTGCTCAGCGCGTGTGCGAAGGTCCGCGTGCTCGCCACCACGCGCATCCGGCTCGACGTTCCCGGCGAGCTCGTCCGGCACATCCCGCCGCTGCCGGTCCCCGACCCGTCCCGGCACGACACCCTGGCCCAGGTGATGACCTTCGCGTCCGCGCGGCTGTTCCAGGCCCGCGTGTGGGAACGGACCGGAGCACGGATCACCGAAGCGGACGCCCCCGCGCTGGCGCGCGTCTGCGCCGGGCTGGACGGCCTGCCCCTCGCGCTGGAGCTCGCCGCGGCGCGCAAGCCCATGCTGACCGTGCCGGAGATCGCCGACCGGCTGGGCGACCGCCTGCGCGTGTTCCGCGACGACGCCGCCACTCCCCGGCATCGCAGTCTGCGGGCGACGCTGGATTGGAGCCATGAGCTGCTCAGTGATTCCGAACAGGCGCTGTTCCGTCGCCTGGCCGTCTTCGCCGGAGGCTTCACCCTCGACGCCGCCCAGGCGCTGTGGCCGGAGGAGACGCTCGCGATGCTCGGCGCCCTGGTGGACAAGTCGGTGGTCATGACGGAACAGCACGGCGTCTGCTCCCGCTACCGCCTCCTGGAGACGGCACGGGCCTACGCCGCCGAGCGGCTCGCCCGTGCCGTGCCGGGCGAGGAGGCCGAGGCCCGCGGAGCCCACGCCGACTACTTCCTCCACCTGGCGGAGGCGGACCGGCATCGGGACGGGACCGACCTGCTCGCCGGCGAACACGACAACCTACGTGCGGCGATGTCCTGGCTGTCCGCGCAGCCGCCCGGGGGCGCCGGCCCGAGGTCCGGCGTCGCTCTGCGGGAGTACCTCGACCGGCGTGGCCATCACCGGGCGCGCGGCGCCTGA
- a CDS encoding sugar transferase, whose protein sequence is MGVAERPEVSPRKAARAHGLAALPGGGAGAPGPWPPRWARRYRANAVAIDLACGFLAGAAAVDVRFGQVTPYVAPYLLLSSVLPVLWVCLLGLNRAYESRLVGVGSEEFRRISQCGFLLTAGVAIAAYVTKTDLARGYVVLALPLMTFLTLCCRYGLRRRLHAMRARGWCMRRVVAAGHREALADLIRRFRAEPYHGMDVVGVCLPREDGPGEVEGAPVLGDFTDVPLAVCQAEADTVAVLACPELDGTALRRLAWRLEKTRTDLVVAPALMEVAGPRTTIRPVAGLPLLHVEHPELAGARRLVKNLFDRTVAALALTVLAPLLAALAVAVRATSPGPALFRQTRVGRDGVEFTILKLRTMGADAEHRKIGLVSDADGLLFKIRDDPRVTPLGGWLRRHSLDELPQLFNVLAGHMSLVGPRPPLPEEVAGYGDDVRRRLVVRPGMTGLWQVNGRSDLSWEESVRLDLRYVENWSLTLDLQILWKTWSAVARGSGAY, encoded by the coding sequence GTGGGCGTCGCCGAGAGGCCGGAGGTCTCGCCGCGAAAGGCGGCACGCGCACACGGGCTCGCCGCGCTTCCCGGGGGCGGGGCGGGCGCGCCCGGGCCGTGGCCGCCGCGCTGGGCCAGGCGCTACCGCGCGAACGCCGTGGCGATCGATCTCGCGTGCGGGTTCCTCGCCGGCGCCGCCGCCGTAGACGTCCGGTTCGGGCAGGTCACGCCGTACGTCGCGCCCTACCTTCTGCTGAGTTCGGTGCTGCCGGTCCTGTGGGTGTGCCTGCTCGGCCTCAACCGGGCCTACGAGTCGCGGCTGGTCGGGGTCGGGTCGGAGGAGTTCCGGCGCATCTCGCAGTGCGGGTTCCTGCTCACCGCCGGTGTCGCCATCGCCGCGTACGTCACCAAGACCGACCTGGCCCGCGGGTACGTCGTGCTGGCGCTGCCGCTCATGACCTTCCTCACCCTCTGCTGCCGGTACGGCCTGCGCCGCAGGCTGCACGCCATGCGGGCCCGGGGGTGGTGCATGCGCCGGGTGGTCGCCGCCGGGCACCGCGAGGCGCTCGCCGACCTGATCCGCCGCTTCCGCGCGGAGCCCTACCACGGCATGGACGTCGTCGGCGTGTGCCTGCCGCGCGAGGACGGCCCCGGCGAGGTGGAGGGCGCGCCGGTGCTCGGCGACTTCACCGACGTCCCGCTCGCGGTGTGCCAGGCGGAGGCCGACACCGTCGCCGTCCTCGCCTGCCCGGAACTGGACGGCACGGCCCTGCGCCGCCTGGCCTGGCGGCTGGAGAAGACCCGCACCGACCTCGTCGTCGCCCCCGCGCTCATGGAGGTCGCCGGGCCGCGCACGACGATCAGGCCGGTCGCCGGGCTGCCGCTGCTGCACGTCGAGCATCCCGAGCTCGCGGGCGCCCGCCGCCTCGTCAAGAACCTCTTCGACCGCACGGTGGCCGCGCTCGCCCTGACCGTGCTCGCCCCGCTGCTCGCCGCCCTCGCCGTCGCCGTGCGCGCCACGAGCCCCGGCCCCGCCCTGTTCCGGCAGACCCGGGTCGGCAGGGACGGCGTGGAGTTCACGATCCTCAAGCTGCGCACGATGGGCGCCGACGCCGAACACCGAAAAATCGGGCTCGTCAGCGACGCCGACGGTCTGCTCTTCAAGATCAGGGACGATCCGCGGGTCACCCCGCTCGGCGGCTGGCTGCGGCGGCACTCGCTGGACGAGCTTCCGCAGCTGTTCAACGTGCTGGCCGGCCACATGTCGCTGGTCGGCCCCCGGCCTCCCCTCCCGGAGGAGGTCGCGGGGTACGGTGACGACGTGCGGCGGCGGCTGGTCGTCCGGCCGGGCATGACCGGCCTGTGGCAGGTGAACGGCCGATCCGATCTGTCATGGGAGGAATCGGTACGGTTGGACCTGCGTTATGTCGAGAACTGGTCTCTGACGCTGGATCTCCAGATCCTGTGGAAGACGTGGTCCGCCGTGGCGCGCGGCTCGGGTGCGTACTAG
- a CDS encoding 3'(2'),5'-bisphosphate nucleotidase CysQ has translation MVTIRDDHALAGDLAAEAGERLLALRADQGFGDPTALRQAGDRQSHLHLTESLARLRPTDYVLSEEGTREERLHPRRRVADRVWIIDPLDGTREFGEEGRADWAVHVALWRRGDATGGELAAGAIALPAQGVTFTTAAPPALPAPRQGRVRIAVSRTRPPEFVKKLAYLVGADMVPMGSAGAKIAAVLTGEVDAYVHSGGQYEWDSAAPVAVALAAGAHASRIDGSPLVYNQENPSLPDILVSLPDLAPTLLAGIRDAHRQG, from the coding sequence ATCGTGACGATACGCGACGACCACGCGCTCGCCGGCGATCTCGCCGCCGAGGCCGGCGAGAGGCTTCTGGCGCTGCGCGCCGACCAGGGCTTCGGTGACCCCACGGCGCTGCGTCAGGCGGGCGACCGCCAGTCCCACCTCCACCTCACCGAGTCCCTGGCACGGCTGCGGCCGACCGACTACGTCCTGTCGGAGGAGGGCACCCGCGAGGAGCGCCTGCATCCGCGCCGCCGCGTCGCGGACCGCGTGTGGATCATCGACCCGCTCGACGGCACCCGCGAGTTCGGCGAGGAGGGCCGCGCCGACTGGGCCGTGCACGTCGCCCTGTGGCGGCGCGGCGACGCCACGGGCGGCGAGCTCGCGGCCGGGGCGATCGCGCTGCCCGCCCAGGGAGTGACGTTCACCACCGCCGCGCCGCCCGCGCTGCCCGCCCCGCGTCAGGGCAGGGTCCGCATCGCGGTCAGCCGCACCCGGCCGCCGGAGTTCGTCAAGAAGCTGGCCTACCTCGTCGGCGCCGACATGGTGCCCATGGGCTCGGCCGGGGCCAAGATCGCCGCCGTGCTCACCGGCGAGGTGGACGCCTACGTCCACTCGGGGGGCCAGTACGAGTGGGACTCCGCCGCTCCCGTGGCGGTCGCCCTGGCGGCCGGGGCCCATGCCAGCCGTATCGACGGATCTCCCCTGGTCTACAACCAAGAGAACCCCTCACTCCCGGATATTCTGGTTTCCCTACCGGATCTGGCGCCGACCTTGCTCGCCGGGATCCGGGACGCGCACCGTCAGGGCTAG
- the cysD gene encoding sulfate adenylyltransferase subunit CysD: MLASDYTTSQLDVLEAEAIHIMREVAAEFERPGLLFSGGKDSIVMVRIAEKAFWPAPIPFPLMHVDTGHNFPEVIDFRDRRVAELGARLVVASVQDSIDAGRVVEETGRRASRNRLQTTTLLDAIEENEFDAVFGGARRDEEKARAKERVFSFRDDFGQWDPKNQRPELWNLYNARIRKGEHIRVFPLSNWTELDIWDYIRREEIEIPSIYYAHTRTVFERDGMLLADSEVVSRGEDEPTFETVVRYRTVGDMTCTGAVQSNATTVEQIIAEIAATRITERGATRADDRASEAAMEDRKKEGYF, encoded by the coding sequence ATGCTTGCAAGCGACTACACGACGTCGCAGCTCGACGTCCTCGAGGCCGAGGCGATCCACATCATGCGTGAGGTCGCGGCCGAGTTCGAGCGTCCGGGTCTCCTCTTCTCCGGCGGGAAGGACTCGATCGTCATGGTCCGGATCGCCGAGAAGGCGTTCTGGCCCGCGCCGATCCCGTTCCCGCTCATGCACGTCGACACCGGGCACAACTTCCCCGAGGTGATCGACTTCCGGGACCGGCGGGTCGCCGAGCTGGGCGCCCGGCTGGTCGTCGCGTCCGTCCAGGACTCCATCGACGCGGGGCGCGTCGTGGAGGAGACCGGCCGCCGCGCCAGCCGTAACCGCCTGCAGACCACCACCCTGCTCGACGCGATCGAGGAGAACGAGTTCGACGCCGTGTTCGGCGGGGCACGCCGCGACGAGGAGAAGGCCCGCGCCAAGGAGCGGGTCTTCTCGTTCCGCGACGACTTCGGGCAGTGGGACCCGAAGAACCAGCGGCCCGAGCTGTGGAACCTCTACAACGCGCGCATCCGCAAGGGCGAGCACATCCGGGTGTTCCCGCTGTCCAACTGGACAGAGCTTGACATCTGGGACTACATCCGGCGCGAGGAGATCGAGATCCCGTCGATCTACTACGCCCACACGCGCACGGTCTTCGAGCGCGACGGCATGCTGCTCGCCGACTCCGAGGTGGTCAGCCGGGGCGAGGACGAGCCGACCTTCGAGACGGTCGTCCGCTACCGCACGGTCGGCGACATGACCTGCACCGGCGCCGTCCAGTCCAACGCCACGACCGTCGAGCAGATCATCGCCGAGATCGCGGCCACCCGCATCACCGAGCGCGGCGCCACCCGCGCCGACGACCGCGCCTCCGAGGCCGCCATGGAAGACCGTAAGAAGGAGGGCTACTTCTGA
- the cysN gene encoding sulfate adenylyltransferase subunit CysN: MDILRFATAGSVDDGKSTLIGRLLFDSKAIFEDQLEAVERTSRDRGTEYTDLSLLTDGLRAEREQGITIDVAYRYFATPKRKFIIADTPGHIQYTRNMVTGASTADLAIVLIDARKGVVEQSRRHAFLTTLLRVPHLVLAVNKMDLVDYSQERFEEIREEFTSFAAKLNVADLTFIPISALHGDNVVSRSENMPWYQGTSLLHHLENLHIASDRNLVDVRFPVQYVIRPQRATDPAFHDYRGYAGQVAGGVLKPGDEVMHLPSGLATRVAAIDTFDGPVDEAFPPMSVTLRLEDDIDISRGDMICRPNNKPQVAQDIQAMVCWMTDAVKLAPRSKLVIKHTTRTARAMVRDLHYRLDVNTLHRDEAAASLGLNEIGRVSLRVTQPLFVDDYARNRLTGGFILIDESTNGTVGAGMIVDAR; encoded by the coding sequence ATGGACATCTTGCGTTTCGCCACGGCGGGCTCCGTCGACGACGGCAAGTCCACGCTGATCGGGCGCCTGCTCTTCGACTCCAAGGCCATCTTCGAGGACCAGCTGGAGGCCGTCGAGCGCACCAGCCGCGACCGGGGCACCGAGTACACCGACCTGTCCCTGCTCACCGACGGCCTGCGCGCCGAGCGCGAGCAGGGCATCACCATCGACGTGGCCTACCGCTACTTCGCCACGCCGAAGCGGAAGTTCATCATCGCCGACACCCCCGGGCACATCCAGTACACCCGCAACATGGTGACCGGCGCCTCCACGGCCGACCTCGCGATCGTGCTCATCGACGCGCGCAAGGGCGTCGTCGAGCAGTCCCGGCGGCACGCCTTCCTCACCACGCTGCTGCGCGTGCCGCACCTGGTGCTCGCCGTCAACAAGATGGACCTCGTCGACTACTCGCAGGAGCGGTTCGAGGAGATCCGCGAGGAGTTCACCTCGTTCGCGGCCAAGCTCAACGTCGCCGACCTCACCTTCATCCCGATCTCGGCGCTGCACGGCGACAACGTGGTCTCCCGGTCGGAGAACATGCCCTGGTACCAGGGCACCTCCCTGCTCCACCACCTGGAGAACCTGCACATCGCCTCCGACCGCAACCTGGTCGACGTGCGCTTCCCGGTGCAGTACGTCATCCGCCCCCAGCGGGCCACCGACCCCGCCTTCCACGACTACCGCGGCTACGCCGGGCAGGTCGCGGGCGGCGTGCTCAAGCCCGGCGACGAGGTCATGCACCTGCCGTCCGGCCTCGCCACGCGCGTGGCCGCGATCGACACCTTCGACGGGCCCGTGGACGAGGCGTTCCCGCCCATGTCGGTCACCCTCCGCCTGGAGGACGACATCGACATCTCACGCGGCGACATGATCTGCCGTCCCAACAACAAGCCGCAGGTCGCCCAGGACATCCAGGCCATGGTCTGCTGGATGACCGACGCGGTGAAGCTCGCGCCGCGCTCCAAGCTGGTCATCAAGCACACCACCCGCACGGCCCGCGCGATGGTGCGCGACCTGCACTACCGCCTGGACGTCAACACGCTGCACCGTGACGAGGCGGCGGCGTCCCTCGGCCTCAACGAGATCGGCCGCGTCTCGCTGCGCGTCACGCAGCCGCTCTTCGTCGACGACTACGCCAGGAACCGCCTCACCGGCGGTTTCATCCTGATCGACGAATCGACCAACGGCACCGTGGGCGCCGGCATGATCGTCGACGCCAGGTAG
- a CDS encoding class I SAM-dependent methyltransferase: MNANHGSGPGEITPDGCSVEFYDLLPVMGEPSIVHAAVPEGASILELGCGAGRILRGLAELGHPVVGVDESPGMLARVPDLPTVRGRMETLELGRVFDAVLLASTMINTDAEQRRAFLETCRRHVAPGGVVIVQQTPPSWFETVEPSEHTHDGIRRVVREVDRDGRLVTVVVDYHVGDRSWTHTFTRHPIAEDELAADLAFAKLRFDRWLTPEDRAWFTARPV, from the coding sequence ATGAACGCGAATCATGGATCCGGGCCCGGCGAGATCACGCCGGACGGCTGCTCCGTCGAGTTCTACGACCTCCTCCCGGTGATGGGCGAGCCGTCCATCGTGCACGCCGCCGTTCCCGAGGGCGCGTCGATCCTGGAACTCGGGTGCGGCGCCGGCCGTATCCTGCGAGGCCTCGCCGAACTGGGACATCCCGTCGTGGGCGTCGACGAGTCGCCCGGGATGCTCGCGCGCGTCCCGGACCTGCCGACCGTACGCGGGCGGATGGAAACGCTGGAGCTGGGCCGCGTCTTCGACGCCGTCCTGCTCGCCAGCACCATGATCAATACGGACGCGGAGCAGCGACGCGCGTTCCTTGAGACCTGCCGGCGGCACGTCGCCCCCGGCGGCGTCGTCATCGTCCAGCAGACCCCGCCGAGCTGGTTCGAGACCGTGGAGCCGTCCGAGCACACCCACGACGGCATCCGGCGCGTGGTCAGAGAGGTCGACCGGGACGGGCGGCTGGTCACCGTCGTCGTCGACTACCACGTCGGCGACCGCAGCTGGACGCACACCTTCACCCGCCACCCCATCGCCGAGGACGAACTCGCCGCGGACCTGGCCTTCGCGAAGCTGCGCTTCGACCGATGGCTCACCCCCGAAGACCGCGCGTGGTTCACCGCGCGCCCCGTGTGA
- a CDS encoding RNA polymerase sigma factor, translating to MTAPPATAAADSDLIAESRTTPEAFAALFDRYAPMLYRYVSRRLGPEVAEDLVGETFLAAFRRRDRYDLSRPDARPWLFGIVSKLISRHHRSEAARYRALTRAPIDDVTDGPADRVAEGVTATASRPLLAAALARLSQGDRDVLLLIAWGDLSYDEVSQALGIPVGTVRSRLNRARRKVREALGHTNPMRDEE from the coding sequence ATGACCGCACCACCCGCCACCGCGGCCGCCGACTCGGACCTGATCGCCGAGTCGCGGACCACCCCGGAGGCGTTCGCCGCGCTGTTCGACCGCTACGCGCCGATGCTCTACCGGTACGTGTCCCGCCGCCTCGGCCCCGAGGTCGCCGAGGACCTGGTCGGCGAGACCTTCCTGGCCGCCTTCCGGCGCCGCGACCGGTACGACCTCAGCCGTCCCGACGCCCGTCCCTGGCTGTTCGGGATCGTCAGCAAGCTGATCTCCCGCCACCACAGGAGCGAGGCCGCCCGCTACCGGGCGCTGACCCGCGCGCCGATCGACGACGTCACCGACGGCCCCGCCGATCGCGTGGCCGAAGGAGTGACCGCCACGGCGTCCCGCCCCCTGCTCGCCGCCGCGCTGGCGAGGCTCTCCCAGGGAGACCGCGACGTCCTGCTGCTGATCGCCTGGGGCGACCTCAGCTACGACGAGGTGTCGCAGGCCCTCGGCATACCGGTCGGGACCGTGCGTTCCCGCCTGAACCGGGCGCGGCGCAAGGTGCGCGAGGCGCTCGGCCACACCAACCCGATGCGGGACGAGGAGTAG
- a CDS encoding LCP family protein: MDDLTTLRDLGRDLEHEPPATLARQRNRLLDAAAGVRGRRRVPGWTVLGLAAVLTAVVLAVPSLLLRAGAPINRLDTYEGLASNPAVREAITVLLVGTDGGKGADGASAVSLTLARVTADRKDVTVADLPADLVVGIPRCRTSTGETAARTGVIGGAFATAGMPCLWKTVETITRVRVDHTVEVSSAAFTKLVDELGGVELTLPRAVHDPKSGLRLPAGRSLLDGERALAYIRSGSAPGGDSARARAQRRQQVIGASLKKAADRLTEPARLLSFLRKASGLVTTDAGLTPRMMSDIALETLQAQPPAVHSLTIPVRSGPTGRLELSRPAADRVFRRFADH; the protein is encoded by the coding sequence ATGGACGATCTGACGACGCTTCGCGACCTCGGCCGCGACCTGGAGCACGAGCCGCCCGCGACGCTGGCGCGGCAGCGCAACCGCCTGCTGGACGCCGCCGCGGGGGTTCGCGGGCGCCGCCGCGTGCCGGGCTGGACGGTGCTCGGCCTGGCCGCGGTGCTGACCGCGGTCGTCCTGGCCGTCCCCAGCCTGCTCCTGCGCGCGGGCGCGCCGATCAACAGGCTCGACACGTACGAGGGCCTGGCCTCGAATCCGGCCGTGCGGGAGGCGATCACCGTGCTGCTGGTGGGCACCGACGGCGGGAAGGGCGCGGACGGCGCGTCGGCCGTGTCCCTCACCCTCGCGCGGGTGACCGCCGACCGCAAGGACGTGACGGTCGCCGACCTGCCGGCGGACCTGGTCGTGGGGATCCCCCGATGCCGGACCTCCACGGGCGAGACCGCCGCGCGCACCGGCGTGATCGGCGGCGCCTTCGCGACGGCGGGGATGCCGTGCCTGTGGAAGACGGTGGAGACGATCACCCGCGTCCGCGTCGACCACACCGTGGAGGTCTCCTCGGCCGCGTTCACGAAGCTGGTGGACGAGCTGGGAGGCGTCGAGCTGACCCTGCCCCGCGCCGTCCACGACCCGAAGTCCGGCCTGCGGCTGCCCGCCGGACGCTCGCTCCTCGACGGTGAGCGGGCGCTGGCGTACATCCGAAGCGGGTCCGCGCCCGGCGGCGACTCGGCCCGGGCACGCGCGCAGCGCCGTCAGCAGGTCATCGGGGCCTCGCTGAAGAAGGCGGCCGACCGCCTCACCGAGCCGGCCCGCCTGCTGTCCTTCCTGCGGAAGGCGAGCGGCCTGGTCACGACCGACGCCGGCCTCACCCCGCGGATGATGTCCGACATCGCCCTCGAGACCCTCCAGGCACAGCCCCCCGCCGTCCACTCCCTCACCATCCCCGTCCGCTCCGGCCCCACCGGCCGTCTAGAACTCAGCCGCCCCGCCGCCGACCGCGTCTTCCGCAGGTTCGCGGACCACTAG
- a CDS encoding TetR/AcrR family transcriptional regulator yields the protein MPKIVDPEERRRVVAEAVFRVVRREGLEQTSLRNVAAEAGLAIGSVRHYFAGHTELMLFAMREMSARIIARLTVHADRLLDPSAPLSPDERRETVVRMLAELLPLDDERHAEVVVWLSFAAAARTRPELRPHADELYDGLVSLTTRVLEGAHRAGRLHPNADIPLEARRLCALIDGLSLEAVFHPGRLDPATMLAVLKAHLTTLQAGHS from the coding sequence GTGCCGAAAATCGTGGATCCGGAGGAGCGGCGGCGGGTGGTCGCCGAGGCCGTGTTCCGGGTGGTCCGCCGGGAGGGCCTGGAGCAGACCTCGCTGCGCAACGTCGCCGCCGAGGCCGGGCTGGCCATCGGCTCGGTGCGGCACTACTTCGCCGGGCACACCGAGCTGATGCTGTTCGCGATGCGCGAGATGTCCGCGCGGATCATCGCCCGGCTGACCGTCCACGCGGACCGCCTGCTGGACCCGTCCGCGCCGCTCTCCCCCGACGAACGTCGCGAGACCGTCGTCCGCATGCTCGCCGAGCTGCTGCCGCTGGACGACGAGCGCCACGCCGAGGTCGTCGTCTGGCTGTCCTTCGCCGCCGCCGCCCGCACCCGCCCCGAGCTACGCCCGCACGCCGACGAGCTGTACGACGGCCTGGTCTCGCTCACCACCCGAGTCCTGGAAGGCGCCCACCGCGCCGGCCGCCTCCACCCGAACGCCGACATCCCCCTGGAAGCCCGCCGCCTCTGCGCCCTGATCGACGGCCTCTCCCTGGAGGCCGTCTTCCATCCCGGCCGGCTGGACCCCGCCACCATGCTCGCCGTACTGAAGGCCCACTTGACCACGCTTCAAGCCGGGCACTCGTAG
- a CDS encoding DUF1453 family protein — translation MSGILLTLVVAGLIVAVVVRRFLGEPLNARNLFVPPAVLAGIGVHGLVNDVRPSGVHLVWVVSITVVGLLLGALRGATPRLFVRDGHLWQRYTPWTVLVWVLSAGTNFGLGALATLAGVPEQVRPMTLSIGVSLLGEAIALGLRARAIGAPYAPEADDSLLHHLTRRAPADRDR, via the coding sequence ATGAGCGGGATCCTGCTCACTCTGGTGGTGGCCGGGCTGATCGTCGCCGTGGTGGTCCGCCGGTTCCTGGGGGAGCCGCTGAACGCGCGCAACCTGTTCGTCCCCCCGGCCGTGCTCGCCGGCATCGGCGTACACGGCCTGGTCAACGACGTACGCCCCAGCGGCGTCCACCTCGTCTGGGTGGTGTCCATCACCGTCGTGGGCCTGCTGCTGGGCGCGTTACGCGGCGCGACGCCCCGCCTGTTCGTCCGCGACGGCCACCTCTGGCAGCGCTACACGCCCTGGACCGTGCTCGTGTGGGTCCTCTCGGCCGGGACGAACTTCGGCCTCGGCGCCCTGGCCACGCTCGCGGGCGTCCCGGAGCAGGTCCGCCCGATGACCCTGTCCATCGGCGTCAGCCTCCTGGGCGAGGCCATCGCCCTCGGCCTGCGCGCCCGCGCCATCGGAGCCCCCTACGCCCCAGAGGCCGACGACTCACTCCTCCACCACCTCACCCGCCGCGCCCCGGCGGACCGCGACAGGTGA
- a CDS encoding PASTA domain-containing protein, with protein MARRKSINLFWPIVGVFIMVGGCMNLVSSVFGDGDDKTVKAAEVLVTPAPSPMPLPDLLKKTLVDAQNEVEARGLRLSTNGIADYSYCTDRSDCFVYRMAPKAGTVVQPGGEVAVRFVTVEEWTFYKRHRTMPNVVGWSEDRADDLFEPIDATVVSSNRESAKVPVGQNRVIAQAPKPGTRLRIGQKIKLVIGYNYGSTTSGGGDGGVDLDVDVDRNKGESRFCSKRWWC; from the coding sequence ATGGCGCGCAGGAAATCCATCAACTTGTTCTGGCCGATCGTCGGCGTCTTCATCATGGTCGGCGGCTGCATGAATCTAGTCAGTTCGGTCTTCGGCGATGGGGACGACAAGACCGTGAAGGCCGCCGAGGTGTTGGTCACCCCGGCACCCAGTCCGATGCCGTTACCCGACCTGCTGAAGAAGACCCTCGTTGACGCGCAGAACGAGGTCGAGGCGCGTGGGTTGAGGTTGTCGACGAACGGCATCGCCGATTACAGCTACTGCACCGACCGGTCCGACTGCTTCGTGTACCGAATGGCGCCGAAGGCCGGCACGGTCGTCCAGCCCGGCGGCGAGGTCGCGGTCCGGTTCGTGACCGTTGAGGAATGGACGTTCTACAAGAGACACCGGACCATGCCGAACGTGGTCGGCTGGTCGGAGGATCGGGCGGACGACCTCTTCGAACCGATCGACGCGACCGTCGTATCGTCGAACCGGGAGTCGGCCAAGGTGCCGGTGGGACAGAACCGGGTGATCGCGCAGGCGCCGAAGCCTGGGACGCGGCTACGGATCGGGCAGAAGATCAAGCTGGTCATCGGGTACAACTACGGCTCCACCACCTCGGGAGGCGGAGACGGAGGTGTGGACCTTGACGTCGATGTCGATCGCAACAAGGGCGAGAGCAGGTTCTGCAGCAAGCGCTGGTGGTGCTGA